One stretch of Acropora muricata isolate sample 2 chromosome 12, ASM3666990v1, whole genome shotgun sequence DNA includes these proteins:
- the LOC136893069 gene encoding PAXIP1-associated glutamate-rich protein 1-like has protein sequence MSETKTNEWNVPSSDDELSICEDGQNLEDERLKIPLKVLLLYSEIEKRGFIELKVKEFRDDTKQRAVQSSALSKEVESQKLHTPADNETKQSKEVEETASAGKLIIEKLDKTPEPSAFDYAEESIDETSHMTRKIPKTERFQRKRVGTLENVISDLKRFRDMNNKGDGETNNKFM, from the exons ATGTCCGAGACGAAAACGAACGAATGGAATGTTCCAAGCAGTGATGATGAGCTCAGTATCTGTGAAGACGGACAAAATCTGGAAGATGAAAGGTTGAAAATTCCTTTGAAAGTTCTGCTTCTCTACAGCGAAATCGAAAAGAGGGGTTTTATTGAACTCAAAGTAAAAGAGTTTAGAGACGATACAAAACAGAGGGCGGTTCAATCGTCTGCTTTGTCAAAAGAGGTAGAAAGTCAGAAATTACACACTCCAGCTGACAatgaaacaaagcaaagcaaggAAGTTGAAGAGACGGCCTCTGCTGGAAAATTGATCATCGAGAAATTAGACAA GACGCCTGAACCATCTGCTTTTGACTACGCGGAGGAATCTATAGATGAAACATCACATATGACAAGGAAAATTCCTAAAACAG AGcgctttcaaagaaaaagagttgGAACACTAGAAAATGTCATATCTGACCTTAAAAGGTTTAGAGACATGAATAACAAAGGTGATGGTGAGACTAATAACAAGTTTATGTAA
- the LOC136893065 gene encoding PTB domain-containing engulfment adapter protein 1-like — protein MAAMIRKASKKGKPQGNPTEKKWLHSAESLQQGSVVYSVKLLGLTEVPQAKGTEIVREAIKKVRFANHIKKSEAGLKASKLRKVEIKISIDNIKIEDSKTKEQIHFYPLHRISYCADDKRDKKLFAFIAKDTGMPQHNCFVFECEKMAEELTLTVGQAFDLAYRRFLEKKTAAPDSQKKLTEMEEKIKMAEEEKEALRRKIAQLELASERKETHSNGTSETNQTPSDQIDLLGLFGEFAVTPASQPQTLVPQATPVQDMTFDPFAGVTAQPPAAMRRQSEEGPPNSPDFNEFLPLQVEEPVLKPTPKGVIPQALPPPPSKKSVKAANQLKGAGILPLVTSPTSPKSQSFPTPLLSPSNEGPETAENALYATVNKNPVSNGLSVGNMFDPFASANAEINQTTIQAGI, from the exons ATGGCTGCGATGATCAGAAAGGCATCGAAGAAAGGAAAGCCCCAAG GGAATCCAACGGAGAAAAAGTGGCTCCATTCAGCAGAATCTTTGCAGCAAGGGTCGGTGGTGTATTCTGTAAAA CTTTTAGGTCTTACAGAGGTACCTCAAGCTAAAGGAACAGAAATTGTCAGGGAAGCTATAAAAAAAGTGCGG tTTGCAAATCATATCAAGAAAAGTGAAGCTGGTTTGAAAGCAAGTAAATTAAGAAAAGTTGAGATCAAGATTTCTATTGACAACATTAAAATTGAAGATTCCAAGACTAAG GAACAAATCCACTTCTACCCACTTCATCGTATATCCTACTGTGCAGATGACAAACGAGACAAAAAGCTGTTTGCATTTATTGCAAAGGACACTGGAATGCCTCAGCACAACTGTTTTGTGTTTGAATGCGAGAAAATG GCAGAAGAGCTCACTTTAACTGTTGGACAGGCCTTTGACTTGGCTTACCGTcgattccttgaaaagaagaCTGCTGCCCCAGATTCTCAGAAAAAGTTAACAGAAATGgaggaaaaaatcaaaatggcagaagaagagaaagaagcaTTAAGGAGAAAGATTGCGCAGCTGGAGCTTGCTTCTGAGAGGAAGGAAACGCACAGTAATGGCACAAGTGAG ACAAACCAAACTCCATCTGATCAAATTGATCTCTTGGGTTTGTTTGGCGAATTTGCGGTTACACCAGCTTCTCAACCACAAACATTGGTTCCTCAGGCAACACCTGTTCAAGACATGACCTTTGACCCATTTGCAGGAGTCACTGCTCAACCTCCAGCTGCAATGCGAAGGCAGTCTGAAGAAGGTCCCCCAAACTCGCCTGACTTTAATGAGTTCTTGCCCCTGCAAGTGGAGGAGCCTGTGCTTAAGCCTACACCCAAGGGTGTTATACCCCAAGCCCTACCCCCTCCCCCCTCAAAAAAGAGTGTCAAAGCGGCCAATCAGCTGAAGGGTGCTGGAATCCTTCCACTGGTAACATCACCGACATCACCTAAGTCGCAATCTTTTCCAACACCTCTGTTGTCACCATCAAACG aAGGGCCAGAAACAGCTGAGAATGCGCTGTATGCCACTGTTAACAAGAACCCTGTCTCCAATGGTCTTAGTGTAGGAAATATGTTTGATCCATTTGCGTCAGCAAATGCAGAGATCAATCAAACCACTATTCAG GCTGGGATTTAG